TGAGCGCGGCCCAGCCGGCGTCTGGCAGAGCGAATACGAAGTGTCCAACATCAGCTGGTCCCCACAAGGCGGGCCCAACCACACCGGCCAGCCACGGGAATGGTTGGGAGTGTGCGGTGGACGAGGACTGACAGGTGTAGCGTTATGAGCCAACtaaaaaagaagccttggtTTTCTAACGACATCCCTTCTTTTTACCTGGAGCTTTCCAACAACCAAGGCTCTTGCATTAGATGGTCCAGTCTCTTTGATGTTTGTTTCTGTTTGCCGCGGTCCAATGCTTCGCGTGCGCACAGCATCTCCTGTTTTACTTCGCTTTGCTGTTTGTGTGCTTCAATAGTACCGGTCGGCTTCTCTGTATCGGAATCGGTACGCTCTTTGCATGGATCGAGTGACAACTCGCTGATCTTCATGGCCGACTCTTGTGTCTATTGATTGGCCATACTCTTGACTTGTTTGGTATGAGTGAACGAATGAACGAACTCTACATTGGATAAGTACCATTTGACATTGGTTGAGAGTGGCCCTTGGGCGCCTATCCTACGTAAACCAGTGTAATCTCGTTACCCCGAGCTCATGGCTCCTTTGGAACAACTAGGATTGATGACAGGGCCAACTTGGCCGGAAGGATTGAACCGCTAGGATAGAAACCGCGTACAACTTTGTTGCAATTGACATTCTTTTCACCGGTTGTACGAGAACGAGATATGCATCTACTTCCATTTCCTGTTGAAAGAGTGTACGACGTGATAGTCTTGCTTCAATAACGAGTATAAGCACCGGAGCTAAAGTAAATGAGAACGGATAGACCGAAAGTCCAACGCAGTAACAATAACCAAAACGGCTCGCCCAGCGAGCAGGTATTATATGGAGGACAGGCGTACCAAGTCAGAGAAAGCAACCGCTACCCAATCGCAGTCTAATATAAACAGGTTGATGCTAAGTCAAAAAAAGATTTCACCCTGCGCGAGTAGCCAGAATTGGGCGACTGAGTGTCGGGCCCTTGGAAATGAGACGATCTTCGAGCGAGCGCGCGAACTTGACGCTGGGAATGTCCACAGCGCGCCAGAACACATCGCCTAGCCAGATGGAGACGGGAAGGCAGATCAGCCACCCAATGAGGAAGCCGAGACAGTATTGGAAGTTGGTCTCTTTGCCGGTGAGTTTCCAAATGTTGGGCATGATGGAGTAGCCCAGACAATGGAGCACGGGGCCGTGGACGACGTAGAATGCAAAGGAGATCTTGCCTAGGTATTGGGAGAGGGAATTTGTGAAGAGTTTCTGAATATCAGGGGAGTGGTTGATAGAGAAGACAATCAGGACGGCTCCGATGGTCTGGGCGAAGCGGTGCGGTTCCGGGTAGGTCTTAGGAGTGATGTGCCACAGCCAGCTGTAGAATGGCGTCCATTTGAAACCGATGTTAGGACATGAACCGAAGTAGAGACCGACTATGAATAGTGAGATCCATAGTCCACGGCGGGAGACTCTGATGGTGGTTTTGCTGCCGGGACTGAGGCGAATGGTTATGTTGTCGTCTTCGACCGCCGATCGTGCGGATGACTCCCAGGTTCCGTTAATGAGATCCACTTCGGCCATCAGCATGCCAAGGAGGAATAGGACGATTTCCCAGCGACCATACCGAATGCAGAACCAAGTCAAGCCAGAAACTGCTGTCATGCGCACAGGTGCCACCAAGCGTGATGTTCCCATGATGACGACGAATAGGATGAGCGAGGAGCGGAATTCGAGAGGAATTGTCCAAAGGTGCGGATTGTAATAGTTGTAGTAGAGCGCATAGTCGAATGGATTTATCAAGGTCGCCAACGTGACCCACAAGTCGTCGATTTGTTTAAAGAAGGATTTGTACATATGTGGATGTTGCTCGTTAGTGCCGAGGATTGTGTGTCCCTCCTTGATGACGACATGGGAGTAATTGTACAGCCCAAGACGAATAGCCACAAAGACACCAAGAATTCCAGCAATGGCGGGAATATATAGACGAAATGCTCGGCGGAAGATTCCCGATGCAAGCACGGTGAAAGTTTGATCCAAGGACCTGCTCCGGATCGTTTTCAGCGGTTTATATGACAGAACGTAGCCggagaggatgaagaagatggccACCATGATGTGACCAGAAATCAGCATATGGAAGAAGGGCAACTGGTGAAGTCCAAAGTTTTCTCCGCCAAATCCCCATCCTATCGCGACCTTCCATGTATACGTGAAGAAGAAATGGAAGTTAAAGACCAGCAGACAGGCCCAGCCACGCAGCCCATCTAGGGCCGCGATGGCATGGAGCTTCTCAGGCTGGGGTGGCGAACTGCCCACCAAGTGTTGTAGAAAACTTGGCGTGAGCGCAAGTGTCAACTTGTGCCATGTGTCTTCGGCATATGCCAGCCAGTCTCCTTGTGACATCTTCGGTGCCAATTCATCGGGATGTGCGAGGATGTATGAGGGGTGAAATTGCGAAAAGCCATTCCAGCGGGTTGTGAGCGTCGATCCAGAATCCGAGGCAGATTCAAGATCTTTCAAAGGGATATCGGACGCCGAGGTGGAGGCCCGATCTTCGAGGTGGGATGTCATAATGTTATGTTCTGCAGGTCGATCGATCGCAAGTGGGTATGTCCAGTGGGGATAGATGCCTTAATTAACACGCGCTAACCGTTGACGGGAAGCATTTAGGTCGGTATAGGGTATTGAGAATGTCGAGAGATGGGAACTGGACAGTTCGCTCGTCCAGCGAGGTGTGATAAAGCCGATGATGCGGCCCCGGGGACTGAGGTCGGCGAATTCGGGCAAATGCGTCAGCAGAAAGGGGCCTGTTTCACCGCCAGtggaaatggcgaatgttcaGGTGAAATCGAGAATCGCACGAGAGTTAGGGAAGGTCACGTATAGCCAAAAAGCCAAGGAGATTAAACTGAAGACATGGCAGAGAGCCGCCGATCGATTGCCGTTTTCGTTTGGACCGCATTCAGAATGCGGTCGTACATCAAAGTACTTGGTATTTTCACACAAATGAGGATCTAATTCACGATTCAATTCCCTTCATGTGAAATTCCGATGTACATAGATATGTATATCTATCATTGTGCCCTCGAGATAGCTGACGCGTCAGTATTATGCAGCAGGCGAGTATCAACAATCATACATGTCAATTTCTACGACTCCACAAGGTTGAATCGCTGAATGGTTCCTACACTATATCTTCTGCCTCTTGAATTGACAGTAGAAAACTTGCAGTATTTGAGGTCCACAGAAAAGGAGCTGGACCGTTTACATGTCATTAACATTGAGATCATTAACCTTGTCAACTTCAGAATCATCATCTCAATCAACAGAGTCAACATCAAAAGAACCACCCTCCGATCCGTCATTCTTAGATC
The nucleotide sequence above comes from Penicillium digitatum chromosome 1, complete sequence. Encoded proteins:
- a CDS encoding Acyltransferase, putative — encoded protein: MTSHLEDRASTSASDIPLKDLESASDSGSTLTTRWNGFSQFHPSYILAHPDELAPKMSQGDWLAYAEDTWHKLTLALTPSFLQHLVGSSPPQPEKLHAIAALDGLRGWACLLVFNFHFFFTYTWKVAIGWGFGGENFGLHQLPFFHMLISGHIMVAIFFILSGYVLSYKPLKTIRSRSLDQTFTVLASGIFRRAFRLYIPAIAGILGVFVAIRLGLYNYSHVVIKEGHTILGTNEQHPHMYKSFFKQIDDLWVTLATLINPFDYALYYNYYNPHLWTIPLEFRSSLILFVVIMGTSRLVAPVRMTAVSGLTWFCIRYGRWEIVLFLLGMLMAEVDLINGTWESSARSAVEDDNITIRLSPGSKTTIRVSRRGLWISLFIVGLYFGSCPNIGFKWTPFYSWLWHITPKTYPEPHRFAQTIGAVLIVFSINHSPDIQKLFTNSLSQYLGKISFAFYVVHGPVLHCLGYSIMPNIWKLTGKETNFQYCLGFLIGWLICLPVSIWLGDVFWRAVDIPSVKFARSLEDRLISKGPTLSRPILATRAG